The Virgibacillus dokdonensis genome includes a window with the following:
- a CDS encoding efflux RND transporter permease subunit has product MVDYLPKDSPSTIAMETMEEEFDGAVANTRVMIKDIEIQEALEFKQDLKAIDGVSEVTWLDDAIDTKTPIEMADKDTVDSYYRNGNALFSFHIAEGKEVETTDEIYELIGKKNSMAGEALDTATSQKMTGKETMYAAALLIPIIIIILILSTRSWAEPVFFLTAIGISVIINLGTNIFIGEISFITQSVAPILQLAVSLDYAIFLLHSFGDYRKQTDTPAEAMQMAMKRSFPAIAASASTTFFGFIALTFMDFEIGADLGLNLVKGIALSFISVMVFLPALTLMFYHWIDKTEHKQLLPSIRNVGKTLNKLRVPALIVLLIFMVPAFLGQSQTNFLYGIGEQPEASRAYNDEVAIEEVFGKHTPMVLLLPKGDIAKEKHFVQELKNFPEVKSTVSYVDAIGPAIPPNYLDESVTAPFFSENYSRVIVNTTVDTEGEATFAFIDEIQLLTSNYYEDNYHILGESVTLYDMKHVVEKDNTVVNLLTVIAIATVLLITFRSLSFPVVLLVTIQSAVWINLSIPYFTNTPLVYVGYLIISTVQLAATVDYAILLTEAYKENRKEMHALPAIKKTIDEKIFSIGVSASILSSVGFILWLTSSNQIVASIGLLLGRGALLAFIMVVLVLPALLSLLDRVIEKTTWKANFYKGE; this is encoded by the coding sequence ATGGTTGATTATCTTCCAAAGGACTCCCCATCAACCATTGCCATGGAAACGATGGAGGAAGAATTTGATGGTGCTGTAGCTAATACACGCGTCATGATAAAAGATATAGAAATTCAAGAAGCCTTAGAATTCAAGCAAGATCTAAAAGCAATAGATGGCGTTTCTGAAGTTACATGGCTAGATGATGCAATTGATACGAAAACACCGATTGAAATGGCGGATAAAGATACGGTTGATTCCTATTATAGAAATGGAAATGCGTTATTTTCTTTCCATATTGCAGAAGGGAAAGAAGTGGAAACGACCGATGAAATCTATGAATTAATTGGGAAAAAGAACTCTATGGCTGGTGAAGCACTAGATACAGCAACCTCCCAAAAAATGACGGGGAAAGAAACAATGTATGCAGCTGCATTACTCATACCAATTATTATCATTATTCTTATTCTATCGACGAGATCATGGGCAGAACCTGTTTTTTTCCTAACTGCCATCGGCATTTCTGTCATTATTAACTTAGGAACCAATATATTTATCGGCGAAATATCATTTATCACCCAATCCGTTGCTCCTATATTGCAGTTAGCGGTTTCGCTTGATTATGCGATATTTTTACTGCATAGTTTTGGGGATTATCGCAAACAAACAGACACACCAGCAGAAGCCATGCAGATGGCGATGAAACGCTCGTTTCCAGCAATTGCAGCGAGTGCTTCCACCACATTTTTTGGCTTTATCGCCTTAACCTTTATGGACTTCGAAATTGGAGCAGATCTAGGACTTAATTTGGTGAAAGGAATTGCCCTTAGCTTTATTAGTGTCATGGTATTTCTACCTGCTTTAACGTTGATGTTCTACCATTGGATTGATAAAACCGAGCACAAACAATTACTACCAAGTATACGAAACGTTGGAAAAACATTAAATAAACTTCGTGTACCAGCACTAATTGTTTTATTAATCTTCATGGTGCCAGCCTTCTTAGGTCAAAGCCAAACCAATTTTTTATATGGCATTGGCGAACAACCCGAAGCGTCAAGAGCATATAACGACGAAGTAGCCATTGAAGAAGTGTTTGGAAAACATACACCGATGGTTTTACTACTTCCAAAAGGCGATATCGCAAAAGAAAAGCATTTCGTGCAAGAATTGAAAAATTTTCCAGAGGTAAAAAGTACTGTATCCTATGTGGATGCTATTGGTCCCGCAATACCTCCTAACTACTTAGATGAATCCGTAACAGCGCCATTCTTTTCTGAGAATTACAGTCGAGTCATCGTTAATACGACGGTAGATACGGAAGGTGAGGCAACGTTTGCTTTTATTGATGAAATTCAATTGCTTACCTCGAATTACTATGAAGACAATTACCACATATTAGGGGAAAGCGTCACCTTATATGATATGAAGCATGTAGTTGAAAAGGATAATACGGTGGTTAACCTGTTAACTGTAATAGCCATTGCTACTGTGTTACTCATTACTTTCCGGTCACTCTCTTTTCCGGTTGTTTTATTAGTCACGATACAATCAGCTGTCTGGATCAATTTATCAATTCCATATTTCACAAATACGCCACTCGTTTATGTAGGATATTTGATTATCAGTACCGTACAACTGGCAGCGACAGTGGACTATGCCATTCTTTTAACAGAAGCGTATAAAGAAAATCGCAAAGAAATGCATGCATTACCAGCCATTAAGAAAACAATAGATGAGAAAATATTTTCCATCGGCGTATCCGCTTCAATTCTATCCAGTGTAGGATTTATTCTATGGCTGACCTCGTCCAACCAAATTGTTGCTTCTATCGGACTTTTATTAGGTAGAGGTGCGTTGCTCGCATTTATCATGGTCGTGTTAGTATTACCTGCACTGCTAAGCCTACTAGACCGCGTTATTGAAAAAACAACATGGAAAGCAAACTTTTACAAAGGGGAGTGA
- a CDS encoding TetR/AcrR family transcriptional regulator, translating to MIEKVDRRIKYTRMVLKDSLITLLKTKHLSAITVKELCKHADVNRSTFYAHYKDPYDLLMNIEEEIIKGLNSYLSQQNFAERKQALQTTEKLLEYVATKYCICHTLLNESENTSFESKLMNVARNFLIKNWLDENKIGKSKSEYISTFIVSGSIHVIKNWLVNNMDKPPQQIAEIINNIANNGIRGVEGSG from the coding sequence ATGATTGAAAAAGTGGACCGTCGAATAAAGTATACAAGAATGGTGTTGAAGGATAGCTTAATTACATTGTTAAAAACAAAGCATCTTTCAGCAATTACAGTAAAGGAACTTTGTAAGCATGCAGATGTTAATCGTTCTACTTTTTATGCGCATTACAAAGATCCATATGATTTATTGATGAATATAGAAGAAGAAATTATAAAAGGTTTGAATTCTTATTTAAGCCAACAAAATTTTGCTGAAAGAAAACAAGCATTGCAAACGACGGAGAAGTTATTAGAGTATGTCGCTACAAAATATTGCATTTGTCATACACTTCTGAATGAAAGTGAGAATACATCGTTTGAAAGCAAATTAATGAATGTGGCAAGAAACTTCCTAATAAAAAATTGGTTGGACGAAAATAAAATTGGAAAATCCAAATCAGAATATATTAGTACCTTCATCGTTAGTGGTAGTATTCATGTAATAAAAAATTGGTTAGTGAATAACATGGATAAACCGCCCCAGCAGATTGCTGAAATTATTAATAACATTGCTAATAATGGAATCAGAGGGGTAGAAGGAAGTGGATGA
- a CDS encoding DUF1801 domain-containing protein produces the protein MHHTNEVSNYINNVEDRWKDAFVELKKTIDQKIPDGFELVMQYGMPSYVVTSIYLP, from the coding sequence ATGCATCACACAAATGAAGTTAGCAATTATATAAATAATGTAGAAGATAGATGGAAAGACGCTTTTGTAGAATTGAAAAAAACAATTGACCAAAAGATCCCTGATGGATTTGAGTTAGTAATGCAGTATGGTATGCCATCCTATGTAGTTACCTCTATCTATTTACCCTGA